The nucleotide sequence GAAGTCGTGGGTCTTCAAAACCTCATATAAATCAATAGTTTGTAGGGTCAAAAAGTCACTGTGCGATTGAGTGTGCGATTGCATTTTGGTGCAAAGTTCGAATCTGTAGGTCGGATTTTGAACTTTTTGGTGTTACCTTATGGATCAGTTGGGTTTACCTGCTTGACTCTTAGAGTGGTAAAAGATCGCATTAATCAATTCGTCAAGCAATACAAGGGTTAAGAGTGATTTCGGTGGGCGTGTGATACGGTGTTGGCTTAAACGACACTAATTTCACCATTTAAATCTCATGGAAGATTTTCTTATAGAAATCAAAATTAAAAGCGTAGAATTAAAAATTAACCTAAATAAATTGGCAATTAAATGTACGTATCAGTAAGACTTAAATTCGCAATCGCCTTGATTTTTTCATTGAGCTGGATGGGGTTGTCAATTTGGTTCTCTCTGCCCTGGTACTCCGATCTAGCGGATCAAATAGGTGGGATATATGCGTATTTTCTGATTACGATGATCGCAATTGTTCCAGGCTTTATGAATGCTTTTGTTTTTATTTCTTTACTTCTGGATAAGCGTCCGCCAGTAATTGCTGATCAGCGGTATATACCGGTAACAATATTAATAGCTGCTTATAACGAAGTTAATTCGATTGAAGATACTCTGGCGAGCTTAATGAAACAAGAATACCCAGAGAAGATAAAAATCATCGTAATAAGTGATGGCTCAATAGATGGGACAGTTGATAAAGTTCGCAGTATTGCTGCAAATAACTCAAATATTGAATTAATTTATTTACAGCATAATGGAGGAAAGGCTTCTGCACTTAATCACGGCCTGAGTCATGCAACTACAGATATAGTTATTACGATTGATGCTGACGGTTATGTATTCAAAGATGGAATTCGCAACCTAGTTGGGCGATATTTGTCCGATCCCTCTGATACAAAAGCAGTAGCCGGTGAAATACTGATACGAAATTCACGTGAAAATTGGATCACAAAGGCGCAAGAATGGGATTATTTCTTAGGCATTGCTAGCGTTAAAAGAATTCAATCTTTATTTCAAGGCACATTGGTCGCGCAGGGGGCTTTTTCTCTCTATGACAGAAAAGTCTTATTAGAGCTTGGTGGTTGGCCGGAGATGGTTGGCGAAGACATTGTATTAACCTGGAAGATGCTTAATCGTGGTTATCGGATTGGTCACGCCGAGGATGCACTTGTATTTACGGATTGCCCTAACACCCTTAAGAAGTTTGTTAAACAGCGACAGCGTTGGTCCAGAGGGTTGATTGAGGCATTTAAGGAAAATCCGTTATTGTTGTTTAGGCTTCGATTAACCACCTTATATGTTTGGTGGAATACGATGTTCCCATTGATGGATATTGCCTATACCTTTGGATTTATTCCAGGGCTGATTTTGGCGTGTTTTGGAATTTATTGGATAGTT is from Polynucleobacter sp. MWH-UH23A and encodes:
- a CDS encoding glycosyltransferase; amino-acid sequence: MIFSLSWMGLSIWFSLPWYSDLADQIGGIYAYFLITMIAIVPGFMNAFVFISLLLDKRPPVIADQRYIPVTILIAAYNEVNSIEDTLASLMKQEYPEKIKIIVISDGSIDGTVDKVRSIAANNSNIELIYLQHNGGKASALNHGLSHATTDIVITIDADGYVFKDGIRNLVGRYLSDPSDTKAVAGEILIRNSRENWITKAQEWDYFLGIASVKRIQSLFQGTLVAQGAFSLYDRKVLLELGGWPEMVGEDIVLTWKMLNRGYRIGHAEDALVFTDCPNTLKKFVKQRQRWSRGLIEAFKENPLLLFRLRLTTLYVWWNTMFPLMDIAYTFGFIPGLILACFGIYWIVGPMTLFLLPMAASLNWLMYIRGKKMFESEHLHIRTNWFGFIFYVFAYGLILQPACVYGYFSEFFNLKKSWGTK